The region CGGACTACCGCGTGGAACTGACCGAAATCGCCGGCAAGCCCGGTCCGCTCGAATCAGGCAGAGGCTGCGGCGGCAATTCCGGGTGCGGAGCACACTCCAGCGGCGCAAGTCCAGACGCCGGCTCTTCCCCCGGATGCCCAGCCGCACAAACCATGTAAATCCTCTCTCTTCCCTCCCTTGAAAAGGGCAAAGGCCGTACCCCCTGCGGCCTTTGCCTTTTCCTTGAGAAAGGCAGGCCATGGAACTCGTCCTCCCCTCACGCAGCGATCGCACCATCATGATGGCCACCATGGCCGTGTTCGTCCTGGGCCTGGCGCTGAGCTTTTCCACGTGGCGGAACCTGCGCCAGCAGCAGGAATCCTTTCACGAACATGCCCTGGTCACGGCCCGGGCCATTGCCGCCGGCATAGAAATCAATCTCCGCCGGGAATTGCAGCTGCCCGCGACCCCCGAACACACCAACACCCTCCTGCATCTTCATCGCACCCTGGCCAAGGAATTGCTCCAGGACTACATCAAGCGCACCGATGCCCGCTTCATCGGCCTTTACAACCCACTCGGGCACATCCTGCTCTCCTCGCACAATGATCCAAAGGCGATCCAGGGCCAACTGCCGACCATCGCCTGGGCGAGCATCGGCATCGCCGGGGAGTGGAGCGGCGAAATGAACTTCGAAGGCCAGCCCATCATGGTCCTGGGCCGCATCTCGCACCTGACCACGGCTCCCTCCTGTCCCGACGGCCAGTGTCCGCCGGACAAGCAGCCGCCGCTCCTGCTCATCGGCGTCGACATGACCCACCATCTGGCGGCTTTCGGCAAGTACAAGCGCACGGCCATCCTGCAAACCGGATATATCCTGGCAGTGACCATCGTCTTCTGGATTCTGCTCCTGGGCTTCCTGCAACGCAACGAACAACACCGGCGCCTGCAACGCCTGGAATCCTTCAACGCCCGCCTGCTGGACAACATGCCCGACGGCCTGCTGACACTCTCCGCGGAGGGCAAGGTCGTGGCGGCCAATCCGGCGGCCATAAGTCTCATGGGCGGCATGAGCCCCGTCGATCAGCCGCTCTCCAATCTTTTCTCGAATCTTGGCCTGGCACCGGACAAGCAGCCGGGCCAGGAATGGAAAACCATCAAGGCTGCCGACCGGCATCTGGAAATTCTGCAACTGCCCCTGAAGGATGGATCGGAGCAGAGCCTTGTGCTGATTCGCGACCGCACCGAACTGGCCGGTCTTGAGCGGGAGCTGCACCGCAATGAAAAGCTGGCCGCCATCGGCCGCATGGCGGCGGGCGTGGCCCACGAAATACGCAACCCGCTCTCGGCCCTGCGCGGATTTGCCCAGTTCTTCGCCAAGAAGCTGGCCGGCCGCGACCCCGAAGAACTGTATGCTCGGACCATGGTCCAGGAAGCGGACCGCCTGAACCGCGTCATCACCGATCTGCTCTTCCTGGCCCGGCCCAGGCAGCTGAGCTTCGCCGAGGTGCCTCTTGCAGAGATTTTCGGGGAAGTGCATACTCTTCTGTCGATGGACGCAGGCGCCAGGAACGGCCGTCTGGAGCAATGGACAGACGCCAAGACCGTGCAGGCCGACCGGGACGCCCTGAAGCAGGCCGTGATCAACCTGATCATGAACAGCGTGGAGGCCCTGCCCGAGAATGGCGGCCTGATCGAACTCTGGGCCGAGGCCGGCGACAACGGGACCTGGGTCCGCGTCCGGGACAACGGCGCAGGCATGAGCCCGGAAGAGCGCGAACACGCCCTGGAGCCGTTCTTCACCACCCGGGACAAGGGTACGGGCCTTGGGCTGGCCATTGTCCATACCATCATGCAGGAGCATGGCGGCAGCATCCAGATTGAAACACCGACGGCCGGAGGCACCATCGTCTCCCTCTTCTTCCCCGCCAACCAAACCGGGAGCAGCACATGACCACACAGTCCACTGTCCTCGTCATCGATGACGAACCGGCGCACAGGCTCATGGTCCGCGTCGTCCTCGGCGACGCAGGCTTCAAGGTGCTGGAGGCGGACAACGGCTCGTCCGGCTTGGCCACATTGCGCGCCAAGCCCGTGGACGTGGTTTTGCTGGACATGCGCATGCCGGGCATGAGCGGCCTCGATGTGCTGCAGAAAATGCACGAGGAAGGGATGACGACCCCGGTGATCATGCTGACCGCGTTCGGCAACGTGAGCAGCGCCGTGGAGTCCATGAAAATTGGCGCATGGGATTATCTGACCAAGCCGACAGACAACGACGAATTGCTGGCCGTGGTCAAAAAAGCGGCGGAACATGTACGCCTGACCCGCGAAAACCGCGACCTCAAAAAACAGATCGGGCGGCTGCAGGAAACCAGAATCATCGGCAACAGCGAGGAGATCCGCAAGGTCGTTGACCTCATCGAACAGGTGGGGCCAAGCGAAGCCAACGTGCTCATTCTCGGAGAATCGGGCACGGGCAAGGAACTTGTTGCCCAATTGCTGCACGAGCAGAGTGCGCGGGCCAAGGGTCCGCTGGTCAAGGTCAACTGCGCGGCCCTGCCCGAAAACCTGCTCGAGAGCGAACTCTTCGGCTATGTGCGCGGCGCCTTCACCGGCGCGGCCCAGGACAAGCCCGGCCGCTTCCAGCTGGCCGGTGGCGGGACCCTCTTTCTCGATGAAATCGGGGAGCTGCCGCCGACCCTGCAGGCCAAGATCCTGCGCGCCTTGCAGGAACGCATCGTCGAACCCCTCGGCGGCGTGACTCCGGTCAGCATCGACGTACGTTTCATCGCGGCCACAAACCGCGACCTCCCGGCCATGATCGCCGAGGGCAAATTCCGCGAAGACCTTTATTATCGCCTCAACGTGCTCGAAATACGCATTCCGCCCCTGCGTGAACGCATCGAAGACATCCCGCTGCTCGTGGACTATCTGCTGGAGAAGCTCGGCCGCAAAAACAACCGCCCGGTTCGCACCGTCAGCCGTGAATTTCTGGACGCGCTGGGACGGCACGAATGGCGAGGCAACGTGCGCGAGCTTGAAAACGTCCTGGAGCGCGCACTCATCCTCTGCCGCACGGACATTCTGGATCTGCGGGACCTCCCGGATCATCTGCTGGCTCCCGCCCCGCCGTCCCGCCCCACGCAAGTCGTTCAGTCCGGGGAAAGTCCGCTTGAGACAGCCGAACGGCATGCCCTGGAAGAGACCCTCCGCAAATACGCCGGACACCGCGAACGCACCGCCCAGGCCTTGGGCATCAGCCGCCGCACGCTGCAATACCGCCTCAAGAAATACGGACTGACCACCAGATAAAAAAGGCCGATTCCCCGCAAAGGGAGCCGGCCTCTTCATTTTTCATGCATGCTGGAATCAGATGCCGCAGGCATCCTTGAGATACTTCCCGCGCAGGTTGCGCGTGACCAGCACCGGACACGACGCCCCTTCAAGCACACGCGTGACCACGCTGCCCATGATCACATTCTCGAGCACCGACAGCCCGCGCGAACCGATGACGATCAGATCGCAATCCAGCTCGTCCTGCGCGTTCAGGATGACATAGTCGGGACGGCCGCTGCGCGAAATCAGCTCCACTTCCATACCGCAAGGCTCAAGCATCTTCTTGAACTCTTCCAGGATTGCCATGGACCTGGCCTCGGCGTTGGCGCGCAACTTCTCGGCCATTTCGCCGCCGATGGTCATGTTGACGGGCTCCCAGACATTGAGAAGATATACCTTGGGATGTCTGGAATTGACCAGCTGCGTTCCATACTTGGCCGCGTTTCTGGATGAATCCGAGCCATCCACCGGGATCAATACACGTTCAACCTTTATCATAGCAGTACCTCCGCGGCGGCAGGGCCGCCTCTTAGCTTGCGATTAACGGAAGAAAAGAAAGGTCATGAGCACGAAACAGGGGACCAGTATGCCCACGGACCAAGCCATGTAGCCA is a window of Deltaproteobacteria bacterium HGW-Deltaproteobacteria-18 DNA encoding:
- a CDS encoding universal stress protein, encoding MIKVERVLIPVDGSDSSRNAAKYGTQLVNSRHPKVYLLNVWEPVNMTIGGEMAEKLRANAEARSMAILEEFKKMLEPCGMEVELISRSGRPDYVILNAQDELDCDLIVIGSRGLSVLENVIMGSVVTRVLEGASCPVLVTRNLRGKYLKDACGI
- a CDS encoding sigma-54-dependent Fis family transcriptional regulator is translated as MTTQSTVLVIDDEPAHRLMVRVVLGDAGFKVLEADNGSSGLATLRAKPVDVVLLDMRMPGMSGLDVLQKMHEEGMTTPVIMLTAFGNVSSAVESMKIGAWDYLTKPTDNDELLAVVKKAAEHVRLTRENRDLKKQIGRLQETRIIGNSEEIRKVVDLIEQVGPSEANVLILGESGTGKELVAQLLHEQSARAKGPLVKVNCAALPENLLESELFGYVRGAFTGAAQDKPGRFQLAGGGTLFLDEIGELPPTLQAKILRALQERIVEPLGGVTPVSIDVRFIAATNRDLPAMIAEGKFREDLYYRLNVLEIRIPPLRERIEDIPLLVDYLLEKLGRKNNRPVRTVSREFLDALGRHEWRGNVRELENVLERALILCRTDILDLRDLPDHLLAPAPPSRPTQVVQSGESPLETAERHALEETLRKYAGHRERTAQALGISRRTLQYRLKKYGLTTR